A single Microtus ochrogaster isolate Prairie Vole_2 linkage group LG3, MicOch1.0, whole genome shotgun sequence DNA region contains:
- the Smarcad1 gene encoding SWI/SNF-related matrix-associated actin-dependent regulator of chromatin subfamily A containing DEAD/H box 1 isoform X2 yields MSKINGLSEDLIWNCKTLIQERDVVIRLMNKCEDISNKLTKQVTMLTGNGGGWNIEQPSILNQSLSLKPYQKVGLNWLALVHKHGLNGILADEMGLGKTIQAIAFLAYLFQEGNKGPHLIVVPASTIDNWLREVNLWCPTLNVLCYYGSQEERKQIRFNIHNKYEDYNVIVTTYNCAISSSDDRSLFRRLKLNYAIFDEGHMLKNMGSIRYQHLMTINANNRLLLTGTPVQNNLLELMSLLNFVMPHMFSSSTSEIRRMFSSKMKPADEQSIYEKERIAHAKQIIKPFILRRVKEEVLKQLPPKKDQIELCAMSEKQEQLYLGLFNRLKKSINNLERNTEMCNVMMQLRKMANHPLLHRQYYTPEKLREMSQLMLKEPTHCEANPDLIFEDMEVMTDFELHILCKQYRHINNYQLDMDLILDSGKFRVLGCILSELKQKGDRVVLFSQFTMMLDILEVLLKHHQHRYLRLDGKTQISERIHLIDEFNTDMDIFVFLLSTKAGGLGINLTSANVVILHDIDCNPYNDKQAEDRCHRVGQTKEVLVIKLISQGTIEESMLKINQQKLKLEQDMTTIDEADEGSMPADIATLLKTSMGL; encoded by the exons ATGTCCAAAATCAATGGCCTATCTGAAGATTTGATATGGAATTGTAAAACACTAATTCAAGAAAGGGATGTAGTTATAAGACTTATGAACAAATGTGAAGACATTTCAAATAAATTGACCAAACAAGTAACCATGCTCACCGGAAATGGAGGCGGATGGAACATAGAGCAGCCCTCCATTCTAAACCAAAG TTTATCACTCAAGCCCTATCAGAAGGTTGGTTTGAATTGGCTGGCACTGGTGCATAAACATGGACTTAATGGCATTTTGGCAGATGAAATG ggtCTAGGAAAAACCATCCAAGCCATTGCATTCCTGGCATACCTCTTTCAGGAGGGTAATAAAGGGCCTCATTTGATTGTTGTTCCAGCATCAACCATAG ATAACTGGCTAAGAGAAGTTAACTTATGGTGTCCTACTTTAAATGTGCTCTGTTACTACG GTTCTCAAGAAGAGCGTAAACAAATTAGATTCAACATCCATAATAAATATGAAGATTACAATGTAATTGTTACAAC GTATAATTGTGCAATCAGCAGCTCTGATGATCGCAGTCTCTTTCGACGGCTGAAACTGAATTATGCAATTTTTGATGAAGGCCATATGCTGAAGAATATGGGCTCTATCCGCTACCAGCACTTAATGACAATTAAT GCAAATAACCGTTTACTGCTCACGGGCACACCTGTGCAGAATAATCTGCTAGAGCTCATGTCATTGTTGAATTTTGTTATGCCACACATGTTTAGTAGTAGCACCAGTGAAATCCGAaggatgttttcttctaaaatg aaACCAGCGGATGAGCAGAGCATATATGAAAAGGAGAGAATAGCACACGCAAAGCAAATAATAAAGCCTTTCATTCTCAGAAGAGTCAAAGAGGAG GTTCTCAAGCAGCTGCCTCCTAAGAAGGATCAGATTGAGCTGTGTGCAATGTCAGAGAAGCAGGAGCAACTCTATTTGGGCCTTTTCAACAGACTTAAAAAGTCCATCAACAATCTGG aaagaaacacagaaatgtgCAATGTCATGATGCAGTTGAGAAAAATGGCCAACCACCCTTTATTACATCGCCAGTATTACACACCCGAGAAGCTGAGGGAGATGTCTCAGCTAATGCTGAAG gaacctACACATTGTGAGGCTAACCCTGACCTGATCTTTGAAGACATGGAAGTTATGACAGACTTTGAACTACATATACTTTGTAAACAGTATCGACACATTAATAACTACCAGTTAGACATGGATTTGATTTTAGATTCTGGGAAATTCCGAGTCTTAGGATGCATCTTGTCTGAATTGAAACAGAAG GGTGATAGAGTTGTATTATTCAGCCAGTTTACCATGATGCTGGATATATTAGAGGTTCTCTTAAAGCATCATCAACATAGGTACCTACGATTAGATGGAAAGACTCAGATTTCAGAAAG GATTCATCTAATTGATGAGTTTAATACAGATATGGATATCTTTGTATTTCTCTTGTCAACCAAAGCTGGTGGATTAGGAATAAATCTGACTTCAGCAAATGTTGTTATACTTCATGACATTGATTGCAATCCATACAATGACAAACAAGCAGAAGACAGGTGCCATAGAGTTGGTCAGACTAA agaAGTATTAGTTATTAAATTAATAAGCCAAGGAACCATTGAAGAGTCCATGCTAAAAATTAACCAACAGAAGTTGAAACTAGAACAAGATATGACCACAATAGATGAAG